The following nucleotide sequence is from Streptomyces leeuwenhoekii.
CTACTACCAGGCGGGCACACAACTGGGCGCGCCCACGATCCGCTTCCCGCACATCGAGAAGCGGTACATCCGCTACGGCTACCAGCCGCCGCGCAATTACGTGCCCCGCTCGATCCCGATGACGTTCCAGCCGTCGGCGATGCGTGACATCGACACCTGGGTGCGGCACAACGCCCGCCACATGTTGTTCGTGTACGGCGGGAACGACCCGTGGGGGGCCGAGCCGTTCCGCCTCGGCCAAGGGGCGCGTGACTCCTACGTCTTCACGGCCCCCGGCATGAACCACGGCGCCAACGTCGCCGGGCTGGTCCCCGAGCAGAAGGCCCTCGCCACGGCCCGCATCCTCCAGTGGGCGGGCGTGGCCTCCCCGGCGGTCCAGGAGGACCCGGCCGCGGCCCGGCCGCTGGCCGCGTTCGACGCCCGGCTCGACCGGCGGACCGCGGAGCGCGAACCGGCCCTGCGTCCGTAGCCGCGAACGCGCGCCCGGCCGGTGCGGGCCCCCGCCCGCACCGGCCGGGTACGGCGGCCCGCTCACGGGCGCGGGGCACCTCGGTGGAGCACGTCATTCCGCCGGGTAGGCCGTTCCCCGTGTGTGCCCGTGTTGACGTGACACGCCGTCTACGGGCGGCCGACCGCAGCGGCAGCACGGCCGACGCCCCGGCACCGCGCCGTGCGCGCATCGCCGTCGCACGTGCCGTACGCACCGTACGGCGGTCACGACGGTGACGGCGGAAGCGCGGCGCACACCGGCCGGGTGCGGCCGGCCGGGCCCGGTGCCTAGCGCCGGTACCTCAGCCCGTGCCCTACCGGGTACAGCACCGACGCCGGATCACCGGCCCGCATCACCGGTACCGGCAGTCGGCCGCGCGGTGCCGCCCGGCCCGCGATCACCCGCGCGGCGGCGCGCAGTTCGACGTCGGTCCACGAGTAGGCGGCGAGGAAGGCGAGCACGTCGGGCAGGTGGGCCACGTCGTAGGGGTTGCGGACGGCCACCGCCACCACCGGCTTCCCGGTCGCCAGCAACTCCCGTACCAGCGTCTTCTGGGTGCTGCTCGCCGTGACGTTGTAGGTGCCGACCACCACCGCGTCCGCTTCCCGCGCCGCCGCCACCGCACGGGCGACGGTCGAGGTGGACGGGGAGGTGCCCGTGGACAGGGCGGTCGCGGTGAACCCGAGTTCGGTGAGCGCCCCGGCGAGCACGGCGGTGGGCGGGCCGGTCGTGCCGGACGGCGAGGCGGGGTCGGCGCCGACGACGAGCAGCTTCGGCGTCCGCCGCCGGGACAGCGGCAGCAGGTTCCCCTCGTTGACCAGCAGGGTGGTGGTCCGCTCGGCGATCCGGTCGGCCGCGGCCAGGTGGGCCCGGGTGCCGACCACCCGGGCCACGCCGTCCGGGTCGGTGTACGGCTCGCGGAACAGCCCGAGCTTCGCCTTCAGCCGGAGGATGCGCAGAATCGATTCGTCCAGTCGCGCTTCGGTCAGTTCGCCCTCCTGGACGGCCTTCAGGACGGCGTTCCAGGCCAGGTCCAGCCGGGGCGGGTTGAGCAGTTGGTCCACGCCCGCCTTCAGCGCGAGCACCGGTACCCGCTCGTCGCCGTACTTCGTCCGCACGCCCTCCATGCCGAGGGAGTCGGTGACGACGACCCCGTCGTAGCCGAGCTCCTCGCGCAGGATGCCGGTGAGGATGGGGCGGGAGAGGGTGGCCGGGTCGCCGGAGGCGTCGAGCGCCGGGAACATCAGGTGGGCGGTCATGATCGAGTCGATGCCGGCCTCGATCGCGGCGCGGAACGGCGGCGCGTCCAGCTCCTCCCACTGGGCGCGGGTGTGCGTGATGACCGGGAAGCCGGTGTGGCTGTCGACGGCGGTGTCGCCGTGTCCGGGGAAGTGCTTGGCGCACGCCGCGACCCCCGCGCGCTGGTAGCCGGTGACCTCGGCGGCCACCAGCTCCGCCACCGCCCGGGGGTCGGAGCCGAAGGAGCGCACGCCGATCACCGGGTTGGCGGGGTTGACGTTCACGTCGGCCACGGGCGCGTAGTCCTGCCGGATGCCCAGGGCGCGCAGCTCGGCGCCGGCGATCCGCCCCAGGGTGCGCGCGTCGGAGCGCGAGCCGCCCGCGCCGACCGCCATGGCCCCCGGGAACAGCGTGGCCGGTTCGCCCACCCGGGCCACTATGCCGTGCTCCTGGTCGGTGGAGACGAGCACGGGCAGGCCGCGCGGCTGCTCCAGGGAGGCCTGCTGGATGCCGTCGGACAGGGCGGCGATCTGCTGCGGATCGCGGGTGTTGTGCGCCCAGGCGAAGTAGATGACGCCGCCCACGCGGTACCGGGCGATCAGCTCGGCGGCGGTGCGGACGCCGATCTCCTTCAGGTTGGCGTCGATGTCGGCCTGGTCGGGGGCGGTGGCGGAGTGGCCGTAGACCCGCGTCACGAAGAGCTGGCCGACCTTCTCCTCCAGGGTCATACGGGAGACCAGGGCACGGAGTGCGTCGTCGCCGGTCCGGGCGGTCCGGGCGGAGGCGGTGCCGGAGGCCGCCAGGGCCGCGGTGACACCGGCGGTGGCGGCGAGGAGGGTGCGTCTGGAGGGCTGTGCGCTGCTTCCCGTGCTGCTGTCGGGCACGTGCGCTCCTTCCGGAGTTCCGGAGTGCGTGACCCGCGCGAGATCGCGGGCTCACCGGGGATCGCTGGGGAATCTGTGCGTATCGCTGCGTGACACTGAAGGAAACTTCCGAGAGGCCACCAATATCCGGGAAGTTTCTGCCAGTCAAGGGAACGCACAGGAGACACGGGGAGGCCGCCACCGGCGCCGCGTCCCGGTGACCCGCCCGGCAGCTCAAGGCCGGGAGGGGCGGGCGCGGGCGCGCGTTCCCGGGCCCGCGCCCGGTTCCCCGAGCCGGGTGCGGGAGGGGCCGGGGCGGGTCAGCGGGGCGCGTGGGCCGACACGCGGGGCCAGTGTTCCCGCAGCGTGCGCACCGTCTCCGCGATGGCCGGGCGCCGGGCGGCACCCGCGCGCCACAGCGCGTACAGCCGCCGTACGGGCATCGGGTCGAGCGGCACCTCCACCACCCCGGCGGGCAGCGGTCCGCGTCCCAGGCGGGGGATGAGGGCGATGCCGAGCCCGGCCGCGACCAGGGCGACCAGGGTCGGGTTCTCGTCGGCCGTG
It contains:
- a CDS encoding glycoside hydrolase family 3 protein — encoded protein: MPDSSTGSSAQPSRRTLLAATAGVTAALAASGTASARTARTGDDALRALVSRMTLEEKVGQLFVTRVYGHSATAPDQADIDANLKEIGVRTAAELIARYRVGGVIYFAWAHNTRDPQQIAALSDGIQQASLEQPRGLPVLVSTDQEHGIVARVGEPATLFPGAMAVGAGGSRSDARTLGRIAGAELRALGIRQDYAPVADVNVNPANPVIGVRSFGSDPRAVAELVAAEVTGYQRAGVAACAKHFPGHGDTAVDSHTGFPVITHTRAQWEELDAPPFRAAIEAGIDSIMTAHLMFPALDASGDPATLSRPILTGILREELGYDGVVVTDSLGMEGVRTKYGDERVPVLALKAGVDQLLNPPRLDLAWNAVLKAVQEGELTEARLDESILRILRLKAKLGLFREPYTDPDGVARVVGTRAHLAAADRIAERTTTLLVNEGNLLPLSRRRTPKLLVVGADPASPSGTTGPPTAVLAGALTELGFTATALSTGTSPSTSTVARAVAAAREADAVVVGTYNVTASSTQKTLVRELLATGKPVVAVAVRNPYDVAHLPDVLAFLAAYSWTDVELRAAARVIAGRAAPRGRLPVPVMRAGDPASVLYPVGHGLRYRR